ACGATCTGGGCGTCTACGGCGTCGCCAAGCGCTCGGTGTTCGTCGTCGACGGCGACGGCGAGATCACCTACGCGTGGGTTAGCGACGACCCCGGCGTCGAACCCGACTACGACGAGGTCGAGGACGCCGTCGAGGCGGCAGCCTAACGCGACTCGCACGCAACCGACCGGCATCGTCGCAGCGCTTTTTTGGACTCGAGCCGACGTTCGCGTATGAGCGATTCGACTGTCGACGACGAGCCCGGTCGCGTCTACGCCCCCGACGCCGAACACAGCTTCCCCGACGAGAAACTCAACGAGGTCCTCGAGTTCGTCGAGACCGACGAGGAGATCCAGACCTACCTCGAGGCCCAGAACGTCAACGCGGTCGATCGGATGCGGTACAACGATCACGGGGCGAAACACATCGAAATCGTCCGCAACCGGGCGCTCTGCCTCTACGACCTCCTGAAGGCCGGCGGCGTCGAGTTCCACGCCAAACAGCAGGGACTCGCGGAGGAAGACGAATCCGTCATCATCGCCCTGGCGGCGACGCTCCACGACGTCGGCCACGTCGTCCACCGGGACGAGCACGTCTACTACTCCATCCCGCTCGCGGCGGATATCCTCGATCGGGTACTGCCGAAGTTCTACGACCTCGCCGAGACCGTCCGCGTGAAAGGCGAGGTGCTCCACGCGATCCTCTGTCACCACACGGCCGAAACGCCGCTGACGACCGAGGCCGGCGTCATCCGCGTCGCCGACGCCCTCGATATGGAAAGCGGCCGCTCGCGCATCCCCTACGAGCAGGGCGGACGCGGGATCAACACCCTCTCGAGCCAAGCGATCCAGCGCGTCACCCTGACCGAGGGCGACAGCCGCCCCGTCATGGTCGAAATCGCGATGACCAACGCCGCCGGCGTCTACCAGGTCGACAACCTCCTCAAGGCGAAACTGCGCAACTCCGGCCTCGAGGACGAGATCCGGATCGTCGCGGTCAACACGAACGAGACGACCGACCAGCTCGTCGAGCGGATCGAGCTCTAAAGACGAACTTTTCCTCTGCGGGTGCGCCACAGGCGCACCCGCAGAGGAAAACTTCGATGAAAAGCACTCCTCCTTCCCCGTCAGCCGCGCGTAGCGCGGCTTCTCGGTCAGTCGTCGGCCCGCTCGCAGCCGCCGGCTGCTCGCGGTGAGTGAATGGGGACAGCCTGCCCTCCCCCGAGTCACGGCTTCGCCGCAATTCGCGGCGAAACCGCTCCCGGCCCAAAGGCAGTTAGAACTAAGCAGTCGATGTTATCGACGATGCAGCACGATCCGCAATTTAAACCAGTTCGTACCGACCGTTCCGCCGCTCGAGGTGGCCGCGCTCGCGAAGGGTGCCGGTGATCGAGAGGACGGTGCTCTTGTTGACGTCGAGTGCCGACCGGAGTTCGTCGGCCGTCGCGCTGCCGAACGCCTCGAGATAGAGATAGACCAGCTTCGCGCGCGGCGAAGCGAGGTCCTCCGGCATCGACACGTCGAGTCCCTGCGCCGTTGTCGGGTTCATACTCGATTTCCAGTGTTTCGACGATAATAAACCTATGTTACAACAGATGTCGAAATTCGGCCGTCTCCACCGACCGAAATTCGGTTCCGTACAGTCGTGTAGAATCGCTGAACGCGCGTCTCTCGTCTGATACCGATCGATTATGGCCGATACGAGGGGTTTACCGATCGTCGTTCACTGGCAATCGGTCGCACGACCGGCGGTCGAAACGGCCGGCAAGCGGGTCGCTTTTGTGCGCGCCGACGACAATCGGTCACGATGTCGACGCAACTTACCGTCCTCGCGCTTCTGGCCGGACTGTTCACCGGCGCGCTGTTTCGCTTTCTGAACGTTCCGATCCCCGCGCCGCCGGAGCTGCCCGGCATCATGGGGATCGTCGGCATCTTCCTCGGCTACAGGGTCATCGAGTACTTCGACGTCGACGTCGCCGTCCTCCTCGAGGCGCTCGGCATCTGACTGCGAGATAGAAACGGGTCACGGGCACGCAACCGCACGATTACGTCACGATTCCAACGCCATCGAGAGCCGCGACATCCCCCACGCGAAGCCGAGCACGATGACGAAACAGAGGTAGCTCAGCCCGATCGGGAGGACGATAACCGGGAGCGACTCGTAATAGAGGTAGCCGGCGCCGAGCAGCAGCGGCGCGAGAACCAGATTGACCTGAATGAATCGCTCGAGGCTCATCTACTGCACGAGAGTCGATACGGGACGAAAGGGCTACCGGTCTCGAGCGATCGGCACGCGAGCGGTCGAAGCGAACCGGCGAGAGTCAGTCGGGTACTGGCCGCCGATCAGTGTTCAAACCCGAAAACGAATTCCGGTTCCGAAGCGAGACCCTGCGGCGTCAGTAACTGCGCTCTTTGGGCTCGTAGGTCTTGTTCTCGCCCTCGAGGATGACCGGACGGAAGAAGATGTCCGGGTCGCCCTCGTTCCAGGAGATCAGCGTGTGCTTGAGCCACTCGTCGTCCTTGCGCTCCTGGTGTTCCTTGCGCCAGTGGGCGCCGCGGAACTCGTCGCGGACCAGGGCGCCCAGCGCGATCGTCTCGGCGACGTCGATCAGGTTGCGCGTCTCGTAGGTCTGCTGGAGGTCCGTGTTGAACGTGCGCGAGGGGTCGTCGACGTAGACGTTCTGGTATTCCTCGCGGCACTCGCGGATGATCTTCAGCGCCTTCTTGACGCCTTCCTCGGTGCGGAAGACGTTGACGTAGTCGGTCATCGCCTGCTGAAGCTTCGCGCGGATCTCGGAGTGCTGAACGCCGCTGTCGCGGTCCATCAGGCGGTCGACGCGCTCGCGCTCGCGCTCGACGGCACGCTCGAGCATGCCTTCCGCGTCTGCCGTGACGCCGCCGTCGGCCGCGACGCCGCTTGCCGTATCGAGGCCGGCGCTGCCGGGCTGGACCGGCAGTTCGGTGTCGTCGTCTTCGACGTCGTCGCCGTAGCCGGTGCGGATCTCGGGCGCGCCGAGATCCTCGCCGGCGGCGTGTTGGCCAGCGCGCTTGCCGAAGACGATGAGTTCGGGCAGGGCGTTGCCGCCTAAGCGATTCCCGCCGTGAACGGAGACGCAGGCGCACTCGCCGGCCGCGTAGAGGCCGTTGACGCAGGTCTGGCCGTTCTCGTCGACCTCGATGCCGCCCATCGCATAGTGCTGGCCGGGCTTGACCGGCATCGGCTCGACGAGGCCGTCGACGCCCTCGAAGTCCTCCGCGAGGTGGAGGATGTTCTCGAGGCGGTCCATGATGCGGTCCTCGCCGAGGTGGCGCATGTCGAGGTGGACGTACTCGTCCTCGATCCCGCGGCCCTCGCCGACCTCGGTGAGTTCGGCGCGGGCGACGACGTCGCGGGAGGCGAGCTCGCCGGAGTTGTTCGCGTAGCCGTACTCGAACATGAACCGCTCGCCCTCGCTGTTGTAGAGGATGCCACCCTCGCCGCGGACGCCCTCGGAGATCAGGACGCCGGTCGAGGGGAGGGAGGTCGGGTGGAACTGGATGAACTCCATGTCCTCGAGGGGCGCGCCCGCTCGGTAGGCCATCGCGTGGCCGTCGCCGGTACAGGAGACGGCGTTGGTGGTGTGGTCGAAGGCCTGGCCGGGACCCCCGGTCGCGAGGACGACGCCGTTGTTCGCCTTGAACCCTTCAATCGTACCGGACTGGACGTCGTAGCCGACGACGCCGTGGCACTCGCGGTCCTTGGGGTCGTCCTCGTCGGTCGTGACGAGGTTCATCACGTACCACTCGTCGTAGACCTGAATGCCCCGCTTGACGACCTGCTCGTACATCGTGTGCAGCAGGTGGTGGCCGGTCTCGGCGCCGGCGTAGGTGGTGCGGGGGTAGGAGAGGCCGCCGAACGGCCGCTGAGAGACGCGTCCGTCCTCTTCACGGGAAAACGGCATTCCCCAGTGTTCGAGGTTCATCGTCTCCTCGGGGGCGTTCTTGGCGAGGGTCTCGACCGCCGGAGCGTCGCCCAGGTAGTCCGACCCCTTCATCGTGTCGTAGGCGTGGAGCTCCCAGTCGTCGCCCTCCTGGAGTGCGGCGTTGATGCCCCCTTCGGCCGCGCCGGTGTGGCTGCGGACCGGGTGGAGCTTCGAGACGATTGCCGTGTCGGCTCCCGCCTCGTGCGCTGCGATCGCGGCTCGGAGGCCGGCGCCGCCCGCGCCGACCACGATGACGTCGTGTTCGTACATAGATTAGGGTTACCAGAACTTCAGGTTCTTCTTGACTGCTTCCCGCTTGAGCTCCTGAATGTGCTCGGTCAGCGGAATGTCCTTCGGGCACACCTCGGTACAGGAGAACTGGGTCTGGCACCGCCAGACGCCGTGTTCCTGCTCGAGAATGCGGAGTCGGTGCTCCTTGATCTCCTCGCTTTCGCGGTCGTCCATCGCGAACTTGTAGGCCTTGTTGATCGCCGCCGGGCCGAGGTACTCGTTGTCGCCGGCCGCGATGTTACACGAGGACATGCAGGCGCCACACCAGATACACCGCGAGGACATCTTGATCTTCTCGCGGTTCTCCGGGCTCTGGCGCTGCTCCTCGAGTTCGCTCGAGTCGGGGGTATCCTCGTCCTGGAAGTACGGCTCGACCGCGTGCATCTGGTCGTAGAAGTGGTCCATGTCGACGACCAGGTCCTTGACGACCTCCTGGTGGGGTAGCGGCTCGATGCGAACCGGCTGTTCGAGGTCGGAGATCTGGGTCTTGCAGCCGAGTCGCTGCTTCCCGTTGACGAAGAAGGCGTCGGAGCCACAGACCGCCTGCCGACAGGAGTGTCGGAAGGTCAGCGAGGAGTCGAACTCGTCGCGGGCGTACATGACCGCGTCGAGGACGGTCATCCCCTTCTCGAAGGGGACGTGGAAGTCGTCGAACCGGGGTTCCTGCTTCGCCGCGACTTCGGGGTCGTAGCGGAAGACCTTGATGTGGACGGTCTCGCCCGCGGCTTCGGCCTCCTTCTCGGCGTGCTCGTCGACCATCCCCTCCTGTTTTTCTCGGAGTCGCTCCTGCTGGGGCGACTCGGCCCCCTTCATGTCGGGGTCTTGCGGTACTTCCTGGCTCTCGGGTTCCTGTTGTTGTTGCGTACTCATGTTAGATCCACCCCGCCATAGCGACTGCGACGTAGACTCCCTGCGCGATCAGTGCGCCGCCAGCGATGACAAGGACTGCGAGCACTACTTTCTTCCGGGTGCCCTCGAGTCCCTGGTTGATCAGGGCGTTGTAGACGCCGTTGACGCCGTGGAACGCGGCCGTGATCAGGAACAGCACCATCGTCAGGAAGTAGCCGACGTTCTGCATGCGCGCTTGCGTGCCCATGAAGGTCACCTCCGCGGCGTGGGTGACGAAGTGCAGTTGGAAGAAGTGGAAGGCGAGCACGACGACCAGAAACGCCGCCGTGATCCGCTGGAGCAACCAGCGGGTTCCGCCGGGCGCGAACGAGGAATACCGTTCCGCCATCAGAAACCCACCCCCGAAAGGAAGGTCGGCACGCTCGCGACGGTGATCGCGCCGGTCAGGACCAGCGACGCGTAGAAGCTCCGATCCTGCGCTTCGAGTCCGATACCCAGGTCGACCATCAGCAGGCGGAGGCCGTTCAAGATGTGGAAGACGGCGACCGCCAGCAGGCCGACCTCGAGAACGCGGACGATGAACAGTTCCTCGAGGCCCTGAATCGTCGTCGTGTAGACGTCCGTTTCGGCTTGAATCATCGATGCATCACCGCTCGCTGCGCCGATCGCCGTACTCAGCACGGCGATGTGGGTGAACAGGTAGCCGATCAGCATCCACCCGGTGAACTTGTGGAAGATCCACGCCCACATGCCGGCCGAGAACTCCTTCCACCGACCGAAGTCCTCGATGAGACCGCGATTGTAAGACTGACTCATGCGCTCATGTGGACGGTTTGACCGCGGGGGTATAGAACTTACTTTTATCTCCTCGTTCGCCGGTTTCCGACGCTCAAGAACGTTCGAAAAACGACCCGTTTTATCCACGTTTCCCGAACGCGTTCGATCGAGCCTTGCCGGATGTTCGCTACACGTTCGTGGCTGCAACCGAGTCCCTCGTGTTACCGCAGTTCAGACTGCGACCGCTCGGCCGTGTGCTCGCGCTCGAGCGCCGTCCGGGTGTCCGGCGAGAGCCCCACCAGATGACAGAGGGGGTTCCCCGGGTAGACGACCGGGTTCTCGAGGACGCCGACGACGAGCCCGGTGAAGGGCGCTTCGACGGTGACGATGTCTTCCTCTTCCTTGAACGGGTTCGTGATGGTACAGATCACGTCGCCTTCCCTGACGAGTTCGCCGCGGCCGTGTTTCATGTCGACGATGCCGCCGGCGTCGGCGCGGATCCAGGTCTTCTCGTCGTCGTCGTCGATGACGGTCCGCCAGCCGGGCCAGTGGACCGACGACTCCTGGTGCAGGCCGAACTCGGCGAGGACGCTCGCGACGCCGGTCAACGCGCGGTCGATCAGACTCCGCTGGAAGCGGTGTGCCTCGCCCATCTCGACGGTGATCGTCGGAACGTCGGCGTCGGTCGCCTCGCGCCGGAGCGTTCCCGACGGCCCCTCGCCCGCGATGATGACGTTCGAACTGAACGCCTTGGCGAGTCTCGAGACCTGCGGGTCGGCCATGTTCGCTCGGACGTGGAGCATGTTGGTCCGGCCCCGCGTGGAGGTGTGAAAGTCGATCCCGATGTCGCAGGGTTCGATGAAGTTCGTGAAGATCTGGTTGGCCATCCGTCTGGCGCTGGTCGATCCCTCGCGGCCGGGGAACGAGCGGTTCAGGTCCCGGTCGTAGATCGGCAGGTACCGCTCCTGGGCGAGAAAGCCGGGGACGTTCATCACGGGGAGACAGACCAGCGTCCCGTGGAGTTCGGAATGGTCCCAGTCGTGGGCGACCTCGCGGACGACCTCGATCCCGTTGAGTTCGTCGCCGTGGGCCGCCGCGGAGAGAAAGACCGTCGGGCCGGGGTGTTCGCCGTTGACGATCGTCACCGGAATGCGGACGGGATCGCCGAGGTACGTTTCGCTGATGCCGTACCGGATGTTCGCGGACTCGCCGGGGTCGATCCGGCCGCCGTTATAGGTGAACGCGTCGTTCTCGGTCGCGTCGGAATCGACGGGCTGGTCGGGTGGCTCGTCCGTTCCCTCGTCCCGTGCGACGTCGTCGCTCATACACCGGTCTCGAGTGGCACTAATGTGAATCTTGTCTTGTTAGTTCCGGACCCGTCCTCGCGCGGTATCGGTCCCATAACAGTCCGGATTTCCTGACGGAATCGCGGGAACATAGCTCTCCGCGGGGCATACGTTTTGTACGATGATGTGGTAACTCTCCGCATGGAGATCCGCACCGCCACCGACGACGACGTCGACGCCATCCGCTCGATCGCCCACCAGTCGCTCAGTTCCACCTACACGGACTTCCTCGGCGAGGAAACGGTCGAGTCGGCGATCGATCAATGGTACGGCGACGGCTTCGGCGACGAACTCGAGGACGATCACGCGGTCGTCCTCGTGGTCGAACGAGACGGCGAGATCGCCGGTTTCTCCCAGAGCGATCTGGTCGGCCAGCAGTACGGCAGCGGCCGGATCCTCTGGCTGCACGTCCGTCCCGACCACCGGGGCAGCGGGACGGGCGTTCGATTGCTCGTCCGGACCCGGGAGACGCTCATCGACGAGGGCGCCGATCACGTGGAGGGGTTCGTCCTCGCCGATAACGCGGGCGGCAACGAGTTCTACCGGGAGCACGGCTTCGAGCAGGCCGGCCAGCGCGAGGTCGAGATCGGCGACGAAACGTTTACCGAGAACGTCTACGTCGAGGGCGACCTCGAGGACGAGGGGTGGGGCGCGATCGACGAACTCGAGATCGACGGCGAGACGGTCTACGTGAGCTACGGCGAGGCGGCGCGGGGTTCGCGCTCGCCGTTCTACAGCGCCTACCGGGACGACGACCGCAAGGAACTGTACGCGTGGCTGTGTGGCAATTGCGACTCGATCGACAACACGATGGACACGATGGGGCGCATCGAGTGTAACGTCTGCGGGAATCGCCGGAAGGCGACGCGGTGGGACGCCTCGTACCTCTAGTCGTCCGCCGATCGCTGCGATCCGCCCCTCGCGGTACCGCGGCGCCTGAACCGCGACTGCGCGGGACTGTACGACCCCGTTTCACCGTCGGTACGAGAGTCTTTCGACGGTTAGTTCGCACTAGCCCCGCGCTTCGGACGGAGTTGGCACTCCATTACAATTGCCGGATTCCGCTATTGGGTGAATGAGTCATCACCGGACTTCGGGCAGCGGTTGGGTCCGGACTCTCTCGCCTCTCAGTTCGTCCTATGAGCACGCAGCAGGATCACATCGTCCGCGGGTTCAAAGCAACGCTCGTCGCTCGAGCAGTCTACATGCTCTCGAGCGCACTCCTGATGCTCGTCCTCGCCCGGTTTCTCCTCGACCCGCAGGGGTACGGGGACCTCTACTGGGCGATCAGTATCCTCGCGATCGTCCAGCTGTTCGCCGACGTCGGGCTGGGCAAGTCGGCGGCGCGGTACATCTCCGAGTACAACGAGAAGGATCCGGGCCAGATCCCGCACCTGCTCCGGTCGACGATGGTCTACAAGCTCGTCGTCGTCTCGGTCGTCGCGTACGCCCTGTTGCTCTTCCACGACGAACTCGCGAGCATGCTGGGCGAGCCGAGCGCGGCGCCGTTCCTCGCGGCGGGCGTGCTCTACGTCGTCGTCAAATCGTTCCAGACGTTCGCCCAGATCTCCTTTCAGGGGTTCAACGAACTCGGCTACAGCGCGGCCGTGCAGGCGATCGGCGGCGCGACGCGGCTCGTCTTCGCCGTCGGCTTCGTCCTGGCGGGATTCGGCGCGCTGGGCGCGCTGTTCGGCTACATCGTCGGCTACGCGCTGGCCGGCGCATTCGGACTAGCGATCCTCTATTTCAAGTTCTACCGCGAGTACGACACCGCGGAGATCTACGAGGAGGGACTGTCGAAACGGCTGCTCAAGTACAGCGTTCCGCTGACCGCGACGCGGAGCGCCAACGTCGTCGACAAGCAGATCGACACCTTCCTCGTGGGCGTCTTCCTCTCGTCGACGGCCGTCGGCTTCTACACGCTCGGCAAGCAGATCACCGACTTCGTGCTCGCGCCCGCGGAGTCGCTCGGCTTCACCATCTCGCCGAACTTCGGCGAGTACAAGGCCAACGACGAACTCGAGGAGGCCCGGCGGATCTACGAATCGTCGCTGACGAACACGCTGTTGCTCTACGTGCCCGCGGCGGCCGGCCTCGCGATCGTCGCCGACCCGTTCATCTCGCTGGCGTTCCCGAGCTACGAGGGGGCGATCCCCGTCCTGCAGGCGCTGACGGCGTTTATCGTCCTGCAGGCGATCACGAACCTCACGAGCGACAGTTTGGACTACCTCGGCCGGGCGCAAGCCCGGGCGGTCGCGAAGGGCGGGACGGCCGCGGCTAACTTCGGGCTGAACCTCGTGCTCATCCCGGCGATGGGCGTCGTCGGCGCCGCGATCGCGACGGTGCTCACCCACTCCGTCTACGTGGCGGTGAACCTCTACGTGGTCCACAGCGAGCTCTCGCTGCGCGTTCGCCACCTCGCTCGCACGATGGGGCTGATCTTCGGCATCACCGGCGTTATGGCGATCGCAGTGTTGATCGTGACGCCGATGGTCTCGAGTTTCCCGATGCTCATCGCCGCGATCGCGCTCGGCGCCGCGACGTGGGCGGTGCTCGCCGTCGCGAGCGGGCTGGTCGATCCGGGAGAAGTGCGCTCGGTGCTCGGATAACGCTTGCTCACAGCGATCGGCGGCTCGGCGAGAGACGGGTGAAAACCGAGTCGATGGCGACTTGTCGCCGATATCGACCGTCGTTTGCTTCCCTAGTCGCCCTCGAGAACGGTCGCTTCGACGCCGATCAGGTTCGACGCCGACGCCGGCGCGCCGTTCGTGCGCTCGAGGGAGACGGTTCGCCCCTGCAGGGACGATGGTGTTCCGTCGTCGTTCTCGTTCTCGTTTCCGTTCCCGTCCTCGCCCTCCTCGGCGAACAGAAAGCCGCGGAACGACCGCGCGTGGCCGTACTCGAGGACGTGCGTCTGGTATCCCGAGAGGCGTTCGGGAAGCCACTCGAGGTCCGTCTCGACGATCGCCGCCCGTGAGGCGGGCGCGTAGTGGTAGGGGAACATCGCTCCGCGGAGGGCGGTCGTCGACTCCTCGTGCTGTGCGTCGGTCTCGGCGGCGCCGACCGCGTGCGAGCCGCCGACTACGGCGCCGGTCGCCGCGAGCGCACCGGTCGCGAGCACGCGTCGTCTCGAGGGACCAGTTCGTGCTGTGGATTCGTCACCGGTCATCGAAATCAGTGCAGGCTACGGACCACTACCGACGAGAAAAACCTTGGTTACGATCGATCTGAGGGTCTCGAGAACGTCTTTTTCGGCCTCGAGTATTTCTCTTACCGATCGTAATAACAGCGTTTCCGACGGGTGAAATATTTATTTGATTCCTCGATGTCCGTGGAGTGGATGTTCTTCCAAGAACCCGAGCTACAGTACGAGGTTACCGTCGAAGACCCCGACCCGCACTTCGCGAAGCTACTCCAGCAGGCGATCGGCGGCCAAGAGGGCGAGATGCGCGTTGCGCTGCAGTACATGTTCCAAGCGTGGGCGCTGCCCGAGGAGTTCGAAGCCTATCGGAACCTGCTGATGGAGACCGCAGCCGAGGAACTCGGCCACATCGAAATGCTCGCGTCGGCCGTGACGAAGAACCTTCGCGGGTCGCCCAAGGAGATGCGCGAGGAGACCGAGGAGACCGCCGCCGTCGCCGCGGCGATGACCGGCCAGAACCCGCGCCAGTACCTCTCGTCGGGCCTCTCGGCGATGCCAGTGGATAGCAACGGCGTGCCGTTTACCGGCGCGTACATCGCCGCCTCGGGGAACCTCGCCGGCGACCTCTACGCGAACGTGATGGCCGAGGCGACCGGCCGCACGCTCGCGACCCGCCTCTGGGACTACACCGACGACCCCGGCATGAAGGACATGCTCTCCTACCTCATCGCCCGGGACACGATGCACCAGAACCAGTGGCTCGAGGCGCTCGAGTCCCTGGACGACCCGGTCCCGGTTCCCGCGAGCTTCCCGCAGGAGCAGGAGAACCAGGACGTCAACTACACGTTCATCTCGACGCGCCGCGAGGAGCAGCCGAATCCCGAGTACCCCTGGACGCAGGGCGAGGCGCCGGACGGGAACGGCACGTTCTCCTACGCCGCGGAGCAGCCGGGCGACGGGGAGGTCATCGCGCCCGACCCGGATCCGTCGACGTACAACAACCCGAACGACGTCGACGACTGATCGGTACCGGATGCGCGAGTAAGAATTGATTATCGATCGGCGCCGTTTTTCGTCGCCGATTACCGCGTCGCCCTCGTGCGGATCGCGGCAGTCGCACGGCGCCGGCCTCGAGCGCCGCACCGATCGTCGACCCCGATCGCGGTTAACCGAACCGAACTATCCGCGCGTGCTCCGGTCGGCGCCGTCACTCGTTGCGATCCACTATTAATACTTATCCACGCGGTCGCCGTCTAGAAACGTATGGACGTCGACGATCCCGTCACGGTGGGGGTACTGAGTTTACACACGAGCAAGGAGACGAAAGCGATTCTCAACGCGGTCGAAGACCTCGGCCACGACACCGAGTGGCTCCGGACCGAAAACACGTCCATCAGCGTCACCGACGGCAGCGTCGTCCTCGAGCCGTCGGTCGACGTCATCGCGAACCGAATGCTGCTGTCGAACACCGAACAGCCCGCCGAGGAGCTCGGACTGGCGAACACGTTCGCGCAGCTCGTCCCGATGCTCAACGAGCCGGCGAACGTGATGACGGCGATCCACAAGCTCTCGACGGCGACGACGTTGGCGGCCAACGACGTCCGGACGCCCGACGTCACCCTCGCGCTCAACAGCGACCAGCTGAACGCGGCCCGGAGCCGCTACGGCGAGGAGGCCGTCTACAAGACGGCGATCGGCACCCACGGCGGCGGCACCTGGAAGGTCGGGCCCGACGACCCGGTCAACCCGAAGGTCGGCAACCGGTACGCGTTCCTGCAGGAACTGATCGACCGCGACGACGCCCGCCACCGCGACGTCCGCGTCTACGTCGTCGACGGCGAGATCATCGCCGCGATGTACCGCTACGCGCCGGACAACGACTGGCGGACCAACGTCGCGCTCGGCGGCAGCGTCGAGGACGCGACCGAGGACCTTCCCGAGGAGGCCCGCGACATGGCCCGCCGCGCGGCCGACGCCGTCGGCCTCGACTACGCCGGCGTCGACTTAGTCGAGGGCGACGAGGGCTGGTTCGTCCTCGAGGTCAATCCGACCGCGGGGTTCAAGGGGCTCTACCAGGCGACGCAGGTCAGTCCCGCACCGTACATCGCCAAACTGGCGATCGAACGCGCCGGCGGCGAGGTGGATGAGGACCGCGTGCGCGACATCTCGAACGTGCTCGACGACTCGCGGCCGACGGCGCAGCCGGTCGAGTCGATCTCGGAGGACACGGAGCCGGCGGTGATCGGCTACACCGAGGAGGTGGTCCTCTCGGGGACCAGCGGGTCGAAATCGGTCGTCGCCAAGTCCGACACCGGCGCGACGCGGACGAGCATCGACACCGGCCTCGCCGCGGACATCGGCGCCGGCCCGATCAAGTCCATCACCCGGATCCGCTCGGGCAGCAGCAAGCAGTCCCGGAGCCGACCCGTCGTCGACGTCGTCGTCGGCGTCGGCGGCAACCAGCACACCGTGACGGCAAGCGTCGAGGACCGCAGCCACATGGACTACCCCGTCATCCTCGGCCGGGACATCCTCGAGAACTACCAGGTCGACGTGAGCCGCCGCATCGACGGCGAGGCGCCCG
The DNA window shown above is from Halopiger xanaduensis SH-6 and carries:
- a CDS encoding flippase — translated: MSTQQDHIVRGFKATLVARAVYMLSSALLMLVLARFLLDPQGYGDLYWAISILAIVQLFADVGLGKSAARYISEYNEKDPGQIPHLLRSTMVYKLVVVSVVAYALLLFHDELASMLGEPSAAPFLAAGVLYVVVKSFQTFAQISFQGFNELGYSAAVQAIGGATRLVFAVGFVLAGFGALGALFGYIVGYALAGAFGLAILYFKFYREYDTAEIYEEGLSKRLLKYSVPLTATRSANVVDKQIDTFLVGVFLSSTAVGFYTLGKQITDFVLAPAESLGFTISPNFGEYKANDELEEARRIYESSLTNTLLLYVPAAAGLAIVADPFISLAFPSYEGAIPVLQALTAFIVLQAITNLTSDSLDYLGRAQARAVAKGGTAAANFGLNLVLIPAMGVVGAAIATVLTHSVYVAVNLYVVHSELSLRVRHLARTMGLIFGITGVMAIAVLIVTPMVSSFPMLIAAIALGAATWAVLAVASGLVDPGEVRSVLG
- a CDS encoding manganese catalase family protein — protein: MFFQEPELQYEVTVEDPDPHFAKLLQQAIGGQEGEMRVALQYMFQAWALPEEFEAYRNLLMETAAEELGHIEMLASAVTKNLRGSPKEMREETEETAAVAAAMTGQNPRQYLSSGLSAMPVDSNGVPFTGAYIAASGNLAGDLYANVMAEATGRTLATRLWDYTDDPGMKDMLSYLIARDTMHQNQWLEALESLDDPVPVPASFPQEQENQDVNYTFISTRREEQPNPEYPWTQGEAPDGNGTFSYAAEQPGDGEVIAPDPDPSTYNNPNDVDD
- a CDS encoding RimK family alpha-L-glutamate ligase — protein: MDVDDPVTVGVLSLHTSKETKAILNAVEDLGHDTEWLRTENTSISVTDGSVVLEPSVDVIANRMLLSNTEQPAEELGLANTFAQLVPMLNEPANVMTAIHKLSTATTLAANDVRTPDVTLALNSDQLNAARSRYGEEAVYKTAIGTHGGGTWKVGPDDPVNPKVGNRYAFLQELIDRDDARHRDVRVYVVDGEIIAAMYRYAPDNDWRTNVALGGSVEDATEDLPEEARDMARRAADAVGLDYAGVDLVEGDEGWFVLEVNPTAGFKGLYQATQVSPAPYIAKLAIERAGGEVDEDRVRDISNVLDDSRPTAQPVESISEDTEPAVIGYTEEVVLSGTSGSKSVVAKSDTGATRTSIDTGLAADIGAGPIKSITRIRSGSSKQSRSRPVVDVVVGVGGNQHTVTASVEDRSHMDYPVILGRDILENYQVDVSRRIDGEAPDTPEEEEE